A single genomic interval of Streptomyces sp. NBC_00663 harbors:
- a CDS encoding CGNR zinc finger domain-containing protein, protein MHLNPYGTDAVNLAADLVNRRPADVRELAERCRAAGVAVEGPVTPEDLDRVGATLDAWEKVVEASEERERAALVNEMLAAAAAHPRMTNHVGSGWHLHYRDDRQPLGEVLSSLISVGTALHLAGRGMHRLSRCAVTECTTVFADTSRTGRQRYCSQRCANRDAVRRHRARGVPSAG, encoded by the coding sequence GTGCACCTCAACCCTTACGGCACGGATGCCGTGAACCTCGCCGCCGACCTGGTCAACCGCCGCCCGGCCGACGTCCGGGAGCTCGCGGAGCGCTGCCGGGCCGCCGGGGTCGCGGTGGAGGGGCCGGTCACGCCGGAGGACCTCGATCGCGTCGGGGCGACGCTCGACGCGTGGGAGAAGGTCGTCGAAGCGAGCGAGGAGCGCGAACGCGCCGCGCTGGTCAACGAGATGCTGGCCGCGGCGGCGGCCCACCCCCGCATGACCAATCACGTCGGCAGCGGCTGGCATCTGCACTACCGCGACGACCGCCAGCCGCTCGGCGAGGTCCTCTCGTCACTCATCTCGGTCGGCACGGCACTGCACTTGGCGGGCCGCGGCATGCACCGCCTCAGCCGCTGCGCGGTCACCGAGTGCACCACGGTCTTCGCCGACACCTCCCGCACCGGACGGCAGCGCTACTGCTCCCAGCGCTGCGCCAACCGCGACGCGGTCCGCCGCCACCGGGCCCGGGGCGTGCCGTCCGCCGGCTGA
- a CDS encoding glycoside hydrolase family 5 protein encodes MRKTPVSTRLKPRTRAALAAVAIAAVTGAGLAGSPASAAPSIDTTQFKGVNWADPRDNFADDLLQLSGLSTSDTYAQTYAKASRIISGFRANLGANTVRLPINPYTVNGSYWKSYRGVIDAATAHGFKVIVSYWEGTGDRKDGYIDDEATYWPMWNTVVKAYKGNSKVYFEPMNEPHGYTDTEWADIAAKWLDTYKSVPRNRVFVSGAGYNDHVTSVCADPRLKGTYLSLHHYGFWKSYATYDEWVADLKVRIGDCANRTVADEFGAPMTTGLNYNVKTPDDNFVNYIQAVTDTFRELKMGSVYWPGLRTDDIYSIQELTGDLAKPSLKTTNQSGADRLAWAWQRGKPVGE; translated from the coding sequence ATGCGCAAGACCCCAGTCAGCACCCGCCTCAAGCCCCGTACACGGGCCGCCCTCGCCGCCGTCGCGATCGCCGCCGTCACCGGCGCCGGCCTCGCGGGCAGCCCCGCCTCCGCCGCGCCGAGCATCGACACCACCCAGTTCAAGGGGGTCAACTGGGCCGACCCGCGCGACAACTTCGCCGACGACCTGCTCCAGCTGTCCGGCCTGTCGACCAGCGACACCTACGCCCAGACCTATGCCAAGGCCAGCCGGATCATCTCCGGGTTCCGCGCCAACCTCGGCGCCAACACGGTCCGGCTGCCGATCAACCCGTACACGGTCAACGGCTCCTACTGGAAGTCCTACCGTGGGGTCATCGACGCCGCGACGGCCCACGGCTTCAAGGTGATCGTGTCCTACTGGGAGGGCACGGGTGACCGCAAGGACGGCTACATCGACGACGAGGCCACCTACTGGCCGATGTGGAACACGGTCGTCAAGGCCTACAAGGGCAACTCGAAGGTCTACTTCGAGCCGATGAACGAGCCCCACGGCTACACCGACACTGAGTGGGCCGACATCGCGGCCAAGTGGCTGGACACCTACAAGTCCGTGCCGCGCAACCGCGTCTTCGTCAGCGGCGCCGGCTACAACGACCACGTCACGTCCGTCTGCGCCGACCCGCGCCTGAAGGGCACGTACCTCTCCCTGCACCACTACGGCTTCTGGAAGTCGTACGCCACCTACGACGAGTGGGTCGCCGACCTCAAGGTGCGCATCGGCGACTGCGCCAACCGGACCGTCGCCGACGAGTTCGGCGCGCCGATGACCACGGGCCTGAACTACAACGTGAAGACGCCGGACGACAACTTCGTCAACTACATCCAGGCCGTCACCGACACCTTCCGCGAGCTGAAGATGGGCTCGGTGTACTGGCCGGGCCTGCGCACCGACGACATCTACTCGATACAGGAGCTGACCGGCGACCTGGCCAAGCCCTCGCTGAAGACCACCAACCAGTCCGGCGCGGACCGGCTGGCCTGGGCCTGGCAGCGCGGCAAGCCGGTCGGCGAGTGA
- a CDS encoding LacI family DNA-binding transcriptional regulator, producing the protein MVERGGSGVPGGRRRQRVSMADVAQLAGVSSQTVSRVSNGHPGVIESTREQVLAAMRELGYRPNSAARALRYGQFNTIGVILFDLASTGNSRTVEAIATHAAAEGYAITLIPIDVPTQDNVLGAFTRMGELAVDAVIVIMEVHLLDTGTVQLPPGAHVVVVDSDAGDRYSVVDTDQADGARKAVRHLLDLGHRTVWHLTGPEASFAGQRRTQAWRAVLEEAECPVPEPLHGDWTAASGYAAGLALADEPDCTAVFAANDQMALGLLRAFHERGVSVPGEVSVVGFDDIPDAAYFVPPLTTVHQDFTEVGRRCVRTALQQIRTPGGVRPGNDLVPTQLALRASTAPPRARLGKGAARPRG; encoded by the coding sequence GTGGTGGAGCGAGGCGGTTCCGGGGTGCCCGGCGGGCGCCGCAGACAGCGGGTGTCCATGGCCGACGTGGCCCAGCTCGCGGGGGTGTCGTCGCAGACCGTGTCGCGGGTCTCCAACGGCCACCCCGGGGTGATCGAGTCGACGCGGGAGCAGGTCCTCGCGGCGATGCGGGAGCTCGGCTACCGTCCCAACAGCGCGGCCCGCGCCCTGCGTTACGGCCAGTTCAACACCATCGGCGTGATCCTCTTCGACCTGGCCTCGACCGGCAACAGCCGCACCGTGGAGGCGATCGCCACGCACGCCGCGGCCGAGGGGTACGCGATCACCCTGATCCCGATCGACGTGCCGACCCAGGACAACGTGCTGGGCGCCTTCACCCGCATGGGCGAGCTGGCGGTCGACGCCGTCATCGTCATCATGGAGGTCCATCTGCTGGACACCGGCACGGTCCAGCTCCCGCCGGGGGCGCATGTCGTCGTCGTGGACTCCGACGCCGGCGACCGCTACAGCGTGGTCGACACCGACCAGGCCGACGGCGCCCGCAAGGCCGTACGGCATCTGCTGGACCTGGGCCACCGCACCGTGTGGCATCTGACCGGCCCCGAGGCCTCCTTCGCCGGGCAGCGCCGGACGCAGGCATGGCGCGCGGTGCTGGAGGAGGCGGAGTGTCCGGTGCCGGAGCCGCTGCACGGGGACTGGACGGCGGCGTCCGGGTACGCGGCCGGGCTCGCGCTGGCCGACGAGCCCGACTGCACGGCGGTGTTCGCGGCCAACGACCAGATGGCGCTGGGCCTGCTGCGGGCCTTCCACGAGCGCGGGGTCTCGGTGCCCGGCGAGGTCAGTGTCGTCGGCTTCGACGACATCCCGGACGCCGCCTACTTCGTGCCGCCGCTGACCACCGTCCACCAGGACTTCACCGAGGTGGGCCGCCGTTGTGTGCGGACGGCGCTCCAGCAGATCCGCACCCCGGGCGGCGTCCGCCCGGGCAACGACCTGGTCCCGACACAGCTGGCGCTGCGGGCGAGCACGGCGCCGCCGCGGGCACGACTCGGGAAGGGCGCCGCGCGCCCACGCGGCTGA
- a CDS encoding S1 family peptidase: MRRTRLTHAVLAVLLTLGAGVAAGGTPASADGARTAKAPASAGLLTAMQSDLHLTRAQAEKRLAAERRATAAEPKARRAAGSSLGGTWYDADAATLTVGLTPDATRATVRAVRATGADVRTVAHTARELAATQDRLDRLTAPAGVASWHVDPRASTIVVNVVASEKADNDVRRFVDRAHRAGPVTVRHIATAPRTFAAGTVGGDPFYTGNVRCSIGFSVYGGFITAGHCDQHTGAVYGWDRSYIGNFQGSSFPDNDYAWVNVGSGWWTVPVVLGWGTVSDQLVRGSNVAPVGSSVCRSGSTTHWHCGTVLAMNETVNYSQGAVRQMTKTSVCAEPGDSGGSFISGDQAQGVTSGGWGNCSGGGETWFQPVNEILNRYGLTLHTA; encoded by the coding sequence ATGAGACGCACCAGACTTACGCACGCCGTCCTGGCCGTGCTGCTCACGCTCGGCGCCGGTGTCGCCGCCGGCGGCACGCCCGCTTCCGCCGACGGCGCCCGCACGGCGAAGGCGCCCGCGTCCGCCGGTCTCCTCACCGCGATGCAGAGCGACCTGCACCTCACCAGGGCCCAGGCCGAGAAGCGGCTCGCCGCCGAGCGGCGGGCCACGGCCGCCGAACCCAAGGCCCGCCGGGCCGCCGGGAGTTCACTCGGCGGCACCTGGTACGACGCCGACGCCGCGACCCTGACCGTGGGCCTCACCCCGGACGCGACGCGAGCGACCGTCCGAGCGGTACGAGCCACCGGCGCCGACGTCCGCACCGTCGCTCACACGGCCCGTGAACTCGCCGCCACCCAGGACCGCCTCGACCGGCTCACCGCCCCGGCGGGCGTGGCGAGTTGGCATGTCGACCCACGGGCGAGCACGATCGTCGTCAACGTCGTCGCGAGTGAGAAGGCCGACAACGATGTCCGGCGCTTCGTGGACCGGGCCCACCGCGCCGGCCCCGTCACCGTCCGGCACATCGCCACCGCGCCGCGGACCTTCGCCGCCGGAACCGTCGGCGGCGACCCCTTCTACACCGGCAACGTCCGCTGCTCCATAGGCTTCTCGGTGTACGGCGGGTTCATCACCGCCGGGCACTGCGACCAGCACACCGGCGCCGTCTACGGCTGGGACCGCAGCTACATCGGCAACTTCCAGGGCTCGTCGTTCCCGGACAACGACTACGCCTGGGTCAACGTGGGCAGCGGCTGGTGGACGGTGCCGGTCGTGCTCGGCTGGGGCACCGTCTCCGACCAGCTCGTGCGCGGGTCCAACGTGGCGCCCGTCGGCTCGTCCGTCTGCCGCTCGGGTTCGACCACGCACTGGCACTGCGGCACGGTCCTCGCCATGAACGAGACCGTCAACTACAGCCAGGGCGCGGTGCGTCAGATGACCAAGACCAGCGTCTGCGCCGAACCCGGTGACTCCGGCGGCTCGTTCATCAGCGGCGACCAGGCCCAGGGCGTCACCTCCGGCGGCTGGGGCAACTGCTCCGGCGGGGGCGAGACCTGGTTCCAGCCCGTCAACGAGATCCTCAACCGGTACGGCCTGACCCTCCACACCGCCTGA